One Nostoc sp. UHCC 0302 DNA window includes the following coding sequences:
- a CDS encoding glycosyltransferase produces MPLKYALVHEWLTPKATGGSELVVREILNHIDADLYALIDFESSNPESYLYKRQIGKTFLQDFPYARNGVQKYLPLLPLAIEQLDLRQYDVILSSSHAVAKGVLTTPEQLHICYCHSPMRYAWDLTFDYLHYSKLGSGLAGWATRYLLHRLRQWDVLSANRVDYFIANSQHTARRIWRCYRREATVIYPPVNIEEFPFFLQKEDFYLTVSRLVSYKQISLIVKAFNQLKRPLVVIGTGTEMNKIREIANPNIQILGWQPDDVVKKYMARAKAFVYAACEDFGIALVEAQACGTPVIAYGAGGALETVRDIRSDVGTGTGVFFKTQTEAALVEAVEKFEMYQNSFSAEFIRSHVAQFSPQIFADRYLNFLDKCHGKRPSWE; encoded by the coding sequence GTGCCTTTGAAATATGCTCTGGTTCATGAGTGGCTGACACCCAAAGCTACCGGCGGTTCAGAACTCGTTGTACGGGAAATTTTGAATCATATTGATGCTGATTTGTATGCCCTTATCGACTTTGAATCTAGTAACCCTGAAAGTTATTTATACAAGCGTCAGATTGGCAAGACATTTCTCCAAGATTTTCCCTATGCTCGCAATGGTGTACAAAAATACCTACCTTTGTTGCCGTTGGCGATTGAACAACTAGATTTGCGGCAGTATGATGTAATTTTGTCTTCATCCCACGCTGTTGCTAAAGGAGTCCTTACTACTCCCGAACAGTTGCATATTTGCTACTGCCATAGCCCTATGCGTTATGCCTGGGATTTGACTTTTGATTATCTGCACTACAGCAAGTTGGGTAGTGGTTTAGCTGGGTGGGCAACACGATATTTATTACATCGTTTGCGCCAATGGGATGTTTTGAGTGCGAATCGTGTTGATTACTTTATTGCCAACTCACAGCATACAGCTCGTCGAATTTGGCGTTGTTATCGACGAGAGGCAACAGTCATTTACCCACCAGTGAACATCGAAGAATTTCCTTTTTTTCTTCAGAAAGAGGATTTTTACCTGACAGTTTCCCGACTAGTGAGTTACAAGCAAATCTCCTTGATTGTTAAAGCTTTTAATCAGCTCAAACGACCGTTGGTAGTAATTGGTACAGGAACAGAAATGAACAAAATTCGTGAGATAGCCAACCCGAATATACAAATACTGGGATGGCAACCAGATGATGTGGTAAAAAAATATATGGCTAGGGCTAAGGCATTTGTGTATGCTGCTTGTGAAGATTTTGGTATTGCCTTAGTAGAGGCGCAAGCCTGCGGTACTCCAGTGATAGCCTACGGTGCAGGAGGTGCTTTAGAGACAGTACGAGATATTCGATCTGATGTAGGTACAGGAACAGGTGTATTTTTCAAGACACAAACAGAGGCGGCTTTAGTGGAAGCAGTAGAAAAGTTTGAAATGTATCAAAATTCGTTCAGTGCCGAGTTTATCCGATCGCACGTCGCCCAGTTTTCGCCACAAATCTTTGCAGACCGCTATCTAAATTTTTTAGATAAATGTCACGGAAAAAGACCTTCTTGGGAGTGA
- a CDS encoding sugar transferase has translation MTAQSSLLSGKRSRTFLKRGQKTKTPKVKPKGLSYQGLNGEFAKRLFDIVFSLLVLILFFPIYLILALLIAFSSEGPIFYVQERVGKNYKRFNCIKFRTMVSNADEVLMQMMETSPQLRLEFETSFKLKQDPRITKIGRFLRITSLDEFPQFWNVLKGDMSVVGPRPLVSEELPKYGCHIDEILTIRPGITGLWQVSGRNDIPYPRRVQIDLHYVKFRNFWLDLWIILKTIDVVVIPKNNGAY, from the coding sequence ATGACTGCCCAGAGCTCACTCCTCTCCGGCAAGCGATCGCGTACTTTCTTAAAACGTGGTCAAAAAACCAAGACGCCTAAGGTTAAACCCAAAGGCTTGTCTTATCAAGGTTTAAACGGAGAGTTCGCCAAGCGACTGTTTGATATAGTGTTTTCGCTGTTGGTGTTGATTTTGTTCTTTCCCATTTATTTAATCTTGGCCTTGCTAATTGCATTCAGCTCAGAAGGCCCGATTTTTTATGTCCAAGAACGGGTCGGGAAGAACTATAAACGGTTTAATTGTATAAAATTCCGCACAATGGTGAGCAATGCCGATGAAGTTCTCATGCAAATGATGGAAACCTCCCCTCAACTGCGGCTAGAATTTGAAACCAGTTTTAAGCTCAAGCAAGATCCTCGAATTACAAAAATTGGTCGATTTTTGCGGATTACTAGCTTAGATGAGTTTCCCCAGTTTTGGAACGTTTTGAAAGGGGACATGAGTGTAGTTGGCCCACGACCCTTAGTCTCGGAAGAATTACCAAAATATGGTTGTCACATAGATGAGATTTTAACAATCCGTCCGGGAATCACCGGATTGTGGCAAGTATCTGGACGTAATGACATTCCCTACCCACGGCGAGTCCAAATAGACCTGCATTATGTCAAATTCAGGAACTTTTGGCTTGATTTATGGATCATATTGAAAACTATTGATGTGGTCGTTATACCCAAAAATAACGGAGCATATTGA
- a CDS encoding NAD-dependent epimerase/dehydratase family protein, whose translation MTQQKRALITGITGQDGSYLSEFLLEQGYEVHGIIRRTSTFNTDRIDHIYEDPHKEGVRLFLHYGDLTDGTTLRRILEEVQPTEIYNLGAQSHVRVSFDSPEYTVDAVGMGTLRLLEAIIIIHLAAHVGGIGLNREKPAELFYDNLIMGTHLIHAAYQAGVEKFVCVGTICAYPKFTPVPFKEDDLWDGYPEETNAPYGIAKKALLVQLQSYRQQYNFNGIYLLPVNLYGPEDNFDPGSSHVIPALIRKVHEAQINGEKQLPVWGDGSPTREFLYSEDAARGIVMGTQLYNDSEPVNLGTGYEISIRDLVTLISELMEFKGEIVWQTDQPNGQPRRCLDTERAKQAFNFTAQVSFQEGLKNTIEWYRQHAV comes from the coding sequence ATGACCCAACAGAAGCGAGCGTTGATTACTGGTATCACTGGTCAAGATGGTTCATATCTGAGTGAGTTTTTACTAGAGCAAGGCTATGAAGTTCATGGTATTATTCGTCGGACTTCTACCTTCAATACAGACCGCATAGATCACATTTACGAAGACCCTCACAAAGAGGGAGTGCGGCTGTTTCTTCACTACGGGGACTTGACAGATGGTACCACACTGCGCCGTATTTTAGAAGAAGTGCAGCCAACAGAGATTTACAACCTCGGCGCTCAATCCCATGTCAGAGTAAGCTTTGATTCACCAGAATATACGGTGGATGCCGTAGGAATGGGAACACTACGTTTGTTAGAGGCAATTATTATTATCCACCTAGCTGCTCACGTTGGCGGTATTGGTCTTAACCGCGAGAAACCCGCAGAGTTGTTCTACGACAACTTGATCATGGGAACCCACCTAATTCACGCTGCTTATCAAGCCGGAGTAGAAAAATTTGTTTGTGTGGGTACTATTTGCGCTTATCCCAAATTTACCCCAGTGCCTTTTAAAGAAGATGACCTGTGGGATGGCTACCCAGAAGAAACTAACGCCCCCTATGGAATTGCCAAGAAAGCTCTATTAGTCCAATTGCAATCTTACCGCCAGCAATACAACTTTAATGGCATTTACCTACTGCCAGTGAATTTATACGGCCCGGAAGATAACTTCGACCCAGGAAGTTCTCACGTTATTCCAGCGTTAATTCGTAAAGTTCACGAAGCTCAAATCAACGGAGAAAAACAACTCCCAGTTTGGGGTGATGGCAGTCCGACTCGCGAGTTTCTGTATTCAGAAGATGCGGCGCGGGGAATTGTTATGGGTACTCAACTCTACAACGACTCGGAACCAGTTAACTTGGGAACGGGTTATGAAATCTCCATTCGTGATTTAGTAACTTTGATCAGCGAACTGATGGAGTTTAAGGGTGAAATCGTTTGGCAAACAGATCAGCCTAATGGTCAACCCCGCCGCTGTTTAGATACAGAACGGGCGAAGCAAGCCTTTAATTTTACTGCTCAGGTGAGTTTCCAGGAAGGACTAAAAAATACGATTGAGTGGTATCGTCAACACGCTGTATAG
- a CDS encoding 5-formyltetrahydrofolate cyclo-ligase, with the protein MSKVDSQVDKALLRRTLLKTRQSIPVSEWRERSDRICDHLQTSVLFTQAKTILGYFSFRQEPDLSPLFADTRYRWGFPRCVGKSLYWHLWKPNDSVQIGAYGITEPHSDAPTIEPNDVDLILVPSVACDYQGYRLGYGGGYYDRLLSSPNWLAKPTIGIVFDFAYLPQIPLEHWDKPLKLVCTETKFK; encoded by the coding sequence GTGAGTAAAGTTGATAGTCAAGTAGATAAAGCGTTACTACGCCGTACTCTGCTCAAAACCCGTCAATCAATCCCTGTTTCAGAGTGGAGGGAAAGGAGCGATCGCATCTGTGATCATCTGCAAACTTCTGTTTTATTCACCCAAGCAAAAACAATACTCGGTTATTTCAGCTTTCGTCAAGAACCTGATCTGAGTCCATTATTTGCAGACACAAGATATCGCTGGGGTTTTCCTCGTTGCGTTGGTAAGTCTTTGTATTGGCATCTTTGGAAACCTAACGATTCTGTCCAAATTGGTGCTTACGGCATTACCGAACCCCATTCTGATGCACCAACTATAGAGCCGAATGACGTGGATTTAATTCTCGTCCCCAGCGTTGCTTGCGACTATCAAGGATATCGCTTAGGCTATGGCGGTGGATATTATGATCGCTTACTCAGTTCACCTAACTGGTTAGCAAAACCAACTATAGGAATTGTGTTTGATTTTGCCTATTTACCCCAAATACCTCTCGAACATTGGGATAAACCTTTGAAACTTGTGTGTACAGAAACTAAGTTTAAATAG
- a CDS encoding carbohydrate ABC transporter permease yields MNFLKRNQQLNTIGMYLILGAIALVTLFPLLWLISTALKSPTENILQSPPQLLPSQPTLDNFFSVWQSLPFGQYLYNSTLVAVLTVGLNLLFCALAAYPLARLSFVGRDWIFIAIVSTIMIPFQIVMIPLYILTVQLGLRNTYLGMIFPSLASAFGIFLLRQAFMSVPKEIEEAARMDGSSELGLWWYIMLPAIRPALVTLAIFVFIGAWSDFLWPLIVIQDENLYTLPLGVAKLAGTFSLDWRLVAAGSIISIAPVLAIFLFLQRYIVPTETGSGVKG; encoded by the coding sequence ATGAATTTTTTAAAGCGGAATCAACAACTTAATACTATAGGAATGTATTTAATTTTAGGAGCGATCGCGCTAGTAACGCTCTTTCCTTTATTGTGGCTAATTAGTACAGCTTTAAAATCGCCAACAGAGAATATTTTGCAGTCACCGCCGCAGTTATTGCCAAGTCAACCTACACTGGATAACTTTTTTAGTGTCTGGCAGTCTCTACCTTTTGGACAGTATTTATATAACAGTACTTTGGTGGCGGTGCTAACTGTTGGCTTGAATTTGCTGTTTTGCGCTTTAGCCGCATACCCATTAGCAAGACTATCGTTTGTAGGACGAGACTGGATTTTTATTGCGATTGTCTCCACGATTATGATTCCTTTTCAAATCGTGATGATTCCCCTCTACATTTTGACAGTCCAGTTAGGTTTGAGAAATACTTATTTAGGAATGATTTTTCCTAGTTTAGCTTCTGCCTTTGGCATTTTTCTGTTGCGGCAAGCTTTCATGAGCGTTCCTAAAGAAATAGAAGAAGCTGCCCGTATGGATGGCAGCTCCGAGTTAGGCTTGTGGTGGTACATTATGTTGCCAGCAATTCGTCCAGCACTAGTGACTTTAGCTATTTTCGTCTTCATTGGTGCTTGGAGTGACTTTTTGTGGCCTTTAATTGTGATCCAAGACGAAAATTTATATACTCTCCCTTTGGGAGTAGCAAAGCTAGCAGGCACGTTTTCTCTTGACTGGCGATTAGTAGCTGCTGGCTCAATAATTTCGATTGCCCCAGTTCTTGCAATCTTTTTATTTTTACAACGTTACATTGTACCTACAGAAACTGGTAGCGGAGTTAAGGGTTAA
- a CDS encoding sugar transferase produces MSMSTFTTDPKSPVVDNLTLVNQIHPVNFLQQPLHPSTVSTTKRLIDILGAIVGLTITSLVAIPVAIVTIINDPGPIFYSQIRCGLNGRQFRMWKFRSMIVGADKLKHLVKNQAQGHIFKSVDDPRITPVGKFLRRTSLDELPQFWNVLVGDMSLVGTRPPTRDEVMHYEPHHWDRLRVKPGMTGEWQAHGRSSIKDFETIVSMDIDYQRKWSIGYDLNLIIKTIWVVLKKSGAY; encoded by the coding sequence ATGTCCATGTCTACTTTTACTACTGACCCAAAAAGTCCTGTTGTGGATAATTTAACCCTTGTGAATCAAATTCATCCAGTTAATTTCTTACAACAGCCTTTACACCCCTCAACAGTAAGCACTACAAAACGATTAATTGATATTCTTGGAGCCATTGTTGGGCTGACTATTACGTCTCTTGTAGCAATTCCTGTAGCAATAGTTACCATTATTAATGACCCAGGCCCAATATTTTATTCCCAAATTCGTTGCGGTCTAAATGGAAGACAGTTCCGGATGTGGAAATTCCGTTCCATGATTGTTGGTGCTGATAAGTTAAAGCATCTGGTCAAAAACCAAGCCCAAGGTCATATCTTTAAATCTGTTGATGATCCTCGCATTACTCCTGTAGGTAAATTCTTACGGCGCACAAGCTTGGACGAATTACCTCAATTTTGGAACGTACTGGTGGGAGACATGAGTTTAGTTGGTACCCGTCCACCTACTCGTGATGAAGTCATGCATTATGAACCACATCACTGGGATAGGTTGCGAGTCAAACCAGGGATGACTGGAGAATGGCAGGCTCATGGACGTTCAAGCATTAAAGACTTTGAAACCATCGTCAGCATGGATATAGATTATCAGCGCAAGTGGTCTATAGGTTATGACTTGAATTTGATTATTAAAACTATTTGGGTAGTTTTAAAAAAGAGCGGTGCTTATTAA
- a CDS encoding Crp/Fnr family transcriptional regulator, which produces MEDRYTLQTPINPWMITSAPFFQGLPEAVVELAVTHLVTRTHPANQVILLENDWGGSVYFIGDGWVKIRTYNLEGKEVTLNILGKGELFGEMAALDEVPRSTDVITLTPTVIGSMPAQDFVKLLHTEPLAGVRLAQLMARRLRQVNRRLRLRESDSQSRVADTLLFLAEGQGKKAQAGTEIPNLPHRELSSLSGLARETVTRVLTRLEKKELIKRDQDIICIPDLSALERMIV; this is translated from the coding sequence ATGGAAGACCGATATACCTTGCAGACACCCATTAATCCCTGGATGATCACCTCGGCTCCCTTCTTTCAAGGGTTACCAGAAGCTGTTGTGGAACTAGCTGTTACTCATCTTGTCACTCGTACTCATCCAGCCAACCAAGTGATTCTACTGGAAAATGACTGGGGTGGTTCGGTGTATTTTATTGGAGATGGCTGGGTAAAAATTCGTACTTACAATCTAGAAGGCAAAGAGGTAACACTGAATATTCTTGGCAAGGGGGAATTATTTGGTGAAATGGCAGCACTAGATGAAGTACCTCGATCCACTGATGTAATTACCTTAACCCCTACAGTAATTGGCAGTATGCCTGCTCAAGATTTTGTCAAGTTACTACACACAGAACCTCTGGCAGGAGTCAGATTAGCACAACTGATGGCGCGGCGTTTGCGGCAAGTAAATCGGCGATTGCGGTTGCGGGAATCTGATAGCCAATCACGAGTAGCAGACACATTGCTGTTTTTGGCAGAAGGACAGGGAAAAAAAGCGCAGGCAGGAACTGAAATTCCTAATTTACCTCATCGGGAATTGAGTAGTTTGAGTGGACTGGCGCGGGAAACAGTGACACGAGTGTTAACAAGGCTAGAAAAAAAAGAGTTGATTAAACGCGATCAAGACATTATTTGTATTCCCGATTTGTCAGCCTTGGAAAGAATGATAGTTTAA
- a CDS encoding DUF2232 domain-containing protein: MSILDSLPDEPEEDPTPESQTPVNQWLDKQEQLTRPPLKVGAPLRLVETAFLASTASLIWFINYYFPLGPLLRIFFPVPIALVYLRWGKRAAWMATVTSGLLLAVLMGPIRSLLFIMPYGFMGVLLGACWNRRVPWIVSITLGTLLGTLGFFFRLWLLSVLSSEDLWIYLITQVSEFVEWLFLKLGLLAIPNVFLIQVGAIALIALNNFIYLFVVHVAAWLLLDRLGNSISRPPQWVQVLMDYEG; this comes from the coding sequence ATGAGCATATTAGATTCTCTACCAGATGAGCCGGAGGAAGATCCAACCCCTGAATCTCAAACTCCTGTTAATCAGTGGTTAGATAAACAAGAGCAATTAACGCGACCTCCTCTGAAAGTTGGTGCGCCCTTGCGGCTGGTAGAAACAGCGTTTTTAGCCAGTACTGCTAGCTTAATTTGGTTTATTAATTACTATTTTCCGCTGGGGCCTTTGTTGCGGATATTTTTTCCAGTACCGATCGCTCTAGTTTATCTGCGTTGGGGCAAACGAGCGGCATGGATGGCGACAGTTACTTCTGGGTTGCTGCTGGCGGTACTCATGGGGCCAATCCGCAGTCTGCTATTTATTATGCCCTATGGATTTATGGGCGTGCTTTTGGGAGCATGTTGGAATCGCCGTGTTCCCTGGATTGTTTCCATCACGTTGGGGACGCTATTGGGTACTCTGGGATTCTTTTTTCGGCTGTGGTTGCTGTCTGTGTTATCGAGTGAAGACCTATGGATTTATCTGATTACCCAGGTAAGTGAGTTTGTCGAGTGGTTATTCCTAAAACTGGGTTTATTGGCGATTCCTAATGTCTTTTTAATTCAAGTGGGAGCGATCGCTTTAATTGCACTCAATAACTTTATCTATCTTTTTGTCGTACACGTAGCGGCATGGCTGCTTTTGGATCGTCTAGGAAATTCCATTTCTCGCCCGCCTCAGTGGGTACAAGTCCTAATGGATTATGAGGGATAG
- the cobT gene encoding nicotinate mononucleotide-dependent phosphoribosyltransferase CobT, with product MINIYTQKEQSKEWLRQYRGHIPVFACVLGFTETSLIPGISAAGKTPEDRKYTACADAEFLYYGPERKPQYPLPPLAAGASPVLISRAVVEALNIPVYLFNAGLPQPPAVPVINLAGTPARCLSEGVAMELSTVHYLLEQGLLWGERLAANIQQGYLILGECVVGGTTTALAILTGLGVEAAGKVNSSHPVCNHAQKWALVQAGLEKMRGGGGAILSSSALVDPLKLVAAVGDPMQVVVAGMAIAASRSCGVMLAGGTQMLAVYALMSAIAQAYALSWQPTQVVVGTTRWVAEDSTGGTVDLALSLGKSSLTQSGETPALLATGLSFVDSRYPQLRAYEQGFVKEGMGAGAACIAAHLSQDWQQHQLLAAIEDQLQRLYQINSQ from the coding sequence ATGATTAATATTTATACTCAAAAAGAACAGAGCAAAGAATGGCTGCGACAATATCGCGGTCACATACCAGTATTTGCCTGCGTTTTAGGATTTACTGAAACTAGTTTGATTCCGGGGATTTCAGCTGCTGGTAAGACTCCAGAGGATCGGAAGTATACTGCTTGTGCCGATGCTGAGTTTTTGTACTACGGCCCGGAACGAAAGCCCCAATATCCCTTACCACCCCTGGCGGCTGGCGCTTCGCCTGTGTTGATTTCTCGCGCTGTGGTTGAAGCACTAAACATCCCAGTTTATTTATTTAATGCTGGTTTGCCACAGCCGCCGGCTGTGCCAGTAATTAATTTAGCTGGTACTCCAGCTAGATGTTTAAGTGAAGGTGTCGCTATGGAACTTTCCACTGTACATTACTTACTAGAGCAAGGGTTACTGTGGGGAGAACGCCTAGCTGCTAATATCCAACAGGGTTATTTGATTTTAGGTGAATGCGTTGTTGGAGGCACTACAACTGCTCTAGCAATTCTAACTGGCTTGGGTGTAGAAGCGGCAGGAAAAGTTAACAGTAGCCACCCTGTTTGTAACCACGCACAAAAGTGGGCGTTAGTGCAAGCGGGGCTGGAGAAGATGAGGGGGGGAGGAGGAGCAATATTATCCTCATCTGCCCTAGTTGATCCGCTAAAACTTGTTGCGGCGGTAGGCGATCCGATGCAAGTAGTGGTGGCAGGAATGGCGATCGCAGCTAGTCGCAGTTGTGGAGTTATGCTAGCTGGTGGAACGCAAATGCTGGCGGTTTATGCTTTGATGAGTGCGATCGCTCAAGCTTACGCTTTATCATGGCAACCAACACAAGTAGTCGTAGGTACAACTCGTTGGGTAGCAGAAGACTCCACTGGTGGTACAGTTGATTTAGCTCTCAGTTTAGGTAAAAGTAGCCTAACTCAAAGTGGGGAAACTCCTGCCCTATTAGCAACGGGGCTGAGTTTTGTTGATTCTCGTTATCCCCAACTACGAGCTTATGAACAAGGTTTTGTCAAAGAAGGCATGGGCGCTGGAGCTGCTTGCATAGCTGCCCATCTTAGCCAAGATTGGCAGCAACATCAACTTTTAGCTGCGATTGAAGACCAACTCCAGCGGCTATACCAAATCAATAGTCAATAA
- a CDS encoding extracellular solute-binding protein translates to MDRRSFLVGTSTLALSQLLFGCSGNNQTNLKVQLLKGSIPGQIVNQFKKSLQQRVEVKFTPVAQIQDLFKELQNWQQKPGTAEEGWSRFIPFRQGQKVALADLVTLGDYWLKAAIEQKLIQPLQEVQGNQLKQWATLDEKWKTLVTRDEQGNLNPQGKVWAAPYRWGSTVIVYNRDKFRDLGWTPKDWSDLWREELRSRISLLDQPREVIGLALKKLGKSYNTENIDQVPNLEKELQTLNQQVKFYSSNNYLEPLIMGDTWLAVGWSSDVLPALGRYPQLRVVVPQSGTAIWADLWVRPASVAQNALSSQWIDFCWQPNTAKQISLLTKSNSPISTDIVASNLEEPFRSLLQSDREVFDKSEFLLPLPASAAKQYQTLFAKIKG, encoded by the coding sequence ATGGATCGACGGTCTTTTTTGGTAGGGACAAGTACACTGGCACTTTCGCAACTGCTTTTTGGCTGTAGTGGAAACAACCAGACGAATCTAAAAGTACAGTTATTAAAAGGTTCTATACCAGGTCAAATAGTTAATCAATTTAAAAAAAGTTTGCAGCAGCGGGTTGAAGTGAAGTTTACGCCCGTCGCACAGATACAGGATTTATTTAAAGAACTGCAAAACTGGCAGCAGAAACCAGGAACTGCTGAAGAAGGATGGAGTCGGTTTATACCATTTAGACAAGGACAAAAAGTAGCTTTAGCTGACCTAGTGACATTGGGAGATTACTGGCTAAAAGCCGCGATTGAGCAGAAACTGATTCAACCACTCCAAGAGGTGCAAGGAAACCAATTAAAGCAGTGGGCTACTTTGGATGAAAAGTGGAAGACGTTGGTAACACGCGATGAACAAGGCAACTTGAATCCTCAAGGAAAAGTTTGGGCTGCCCCCTACCGCTGGGGTAGTACAGTGATTGTTTATAATCGTGACAAATTTCGAGACTTGGGTTGGACACCTAAAGATTGGAGTGATTTGTGGCGAGAGGAATTGCGATCGCGTATTTCTTTACTAGACCAGCCCAGAGAAGTGATTGGTTTAGCCTTAAAAAAACTAGGCAAATCGTACAACACAGAGAATATTGATCAAGTCCCAAACTTGGAAAAGGAATTACAGACATTAAACCAACAGGTAAAATTCTACAGTTCCAATAACTACCTAGAACCTCTAATTATGGGAGATACTTGGCTAGCAGTTGGTTGGTCAAGCGATGTATTGCCAGCACTAGGGCGTTATCCACAACTGAGGGTAGTTGTCCCCCAATCAGGAACAGCAATTTGGGCAGACTTATGGGTGCGCCCTGCAAGTGTTGCTCAGAATGCTTTATCATCCCAGTGGATTGATTTTTGTTGGCAGCCAAACACCGCTAAACAAATTTCTCTGTTAACCAAAAGTAATTCACCAATTTCTACAGATATTGTTGCTTCCAATTTAGAAGAACCGTTTCGCAGTCTGTTACAGAGCGATCGCGAAGTTTTCGACAAAAGTGAATTTCTGCTTCCCCTACCTGCATCGGCAGCGAAACAGTATCAGACTTTATTCGCCAAAATTAAAGGTTGA
- a CDS encoding class I SAM-dependent methyltransferase, with protein MNNLSIPTPYWDASLYEDKHAFVWQYGEDLLQLLNPKPGESILDLGCGTGQLTEKIALTGAKVIGIDYAPEMIEKARQNYPDLRFDVADAREFQVDQLLDAVFSNAALHWVKEADAAIASIHQALKTGGRFVAEFGGKGNVQAIVQALYSALEAININAPALNPWYFPSIGEYATLLEQQGFDVIYANLFTRPTTLADGEVGIANWIEMFASNFIGGLSVEQQKQIIPAVEEQLKPTLYERGSWTVDYRRIRIVAIKV; from the coding sequence ATGAATAATCTTTCAATACCCACTCCTTATTGGGACGCTTCCCTTTATGAAGATAAGCACGCCTTTGTCTGGCAATATGGCGAGGACTTACTGCAATTGCTCAACCCCAAGCCAGGAGAATCTATTTTGGATCTCGGCTGTGGGACTGGACAACTCACAGAAAAAATTGCTCTGACAGGGGCGAAGGTTATCGGAATTGACTATGCACCTGAGATGATTGAGAAGGCAAGACAAAACTATCCAGATTTACGCTTTGATGTTGCTGATGCAAGGGAATTTCAAGTAGATCAGCTATTAGATGCTGTATTTTCTAATGCTGCATTGCATTGGGTGAAAGAAGCAGATGCAGCGATCGCTTCCATACATCAAGCCTTAAAAACAGGGGGGCGTTTTGTCGCAGAGTTTGGTGGTAAAGGCAATGTACAGGCGATCGTTCAAGCTTTGTACAGTGCTTTAGAAGCAATTAATATCAACGCACCAGCACTGAATCCTTGGTATTTTCCTAGTATTGGCGAATACGCCACTTTACTAGAACAGCAAGGCTTTGATGTCATTTATGCCAATTTGTTTACTCGTCCAACCACCCTAGCAGATGGGGAAGTAGGTATTGCCAACTGGATTGAGATGTTTGCCAGTAATTTTATAGGTGGACTGTCTGTTGAGCAACAAAAACAAATAATTCCGGCTGTTGAGGAGCAACTCAAGCCGACACTGTATGAACGAGGAAGTTGGACAGTAGACTATCGGCGAATCCGCATTGTTGCCATCAAAGTTTAG
- a CDS encoding LysR family transcriptional regulator — MELRHLRYFVTVAEELHFGKAAERLHIAQPPLSQQIRQLEKELGFELFHRTKRNVQLTEAGQVFLGEVQQIFKQLQQAVQIGQQTSRGEIGQLVVGFVSSAAYNILPTILRTFRSCVPGVRLELHELTTDQQLEWLQSGRMDVGFVRPPVEDNRVSWETIFEEPLMVALPETHSLANQGYICLTSLANEPFILFPRLLAPGLYDLIISLCQQAGFSPSVAQEAIQMQTIVSLVAAEMGVAIVPASLQNLQRTGVVYRHIRDIPDSSLKVLIAMIWRSNDTSPIVQKFIETIAIHLEE; from the coding sequence ATGGAACTACGGCATCTGCGCTATTTTGTGACTGTGGCAGAAGAACTACACTTTGGGAAGGCAGCAGAACGATTGCATATTGCTCAACCTCCCCTCAGTCAACAAATTCGCCAGCTAGAGAAGGAATTGGGTTTTGAATTGTTTCACCGGACGAAACGAAATGTGCAGTTAACAGAAGCAGGGCAAGTGTTTCTGGGTGAAGTCCAGCAAATTTTTAAGCAATTACAGCAAGCGGTGCAAATTGGGCAACAAACCAGCAGGGGCGAAATCGGACAATTGGTCGTCGGCTTTGTCAGTTCAGCAGCGTATAATATTTTGCCTACAATTCTGCGAACCTTTCGTAGTTGCGTCCCTGGTGTAAGACTAGAGTTGCATGAATTGACTACAGATCAGCAGTTGGAGTGGTTGCAGTCAGGACGGATGGATGTGGGGTTTGTGCGTCCACCTGTGGAGGATAATAGAGTTAGCTGGGAGACAATTTTTGAAGAACCGCTGATGGTAGCGCTTCCTGAGACACATTCGCTAGCGAATCAAGGGTATATTTGTTTGACATCCCTTGCTAATGAACCGTTCATATTATTTCCCAGGCTATTAGCGCCCGGACTCTATGATTTAATTATTAGTCTTTGCCAGCAAGCAGGTTTTAGTCCTAGTGTTGCTCAAGAAGCTATCCAAATGCAGACGATTGTGAGCTTAGTAGCAGCCGAAATGGGTGTGGCGATCGTCCCGGCATCATTGCAAAATCTCCAACGCACTGGAGTAGTTTATAGACATATTCGAGACATTCCAGATAGCAGTTTAAAAGTGCTTATAGCAATGATTTGGCGAAGCAACGATACATCGCCAATAGTGCAGAAATTTATAGAAACTATCGCCATTCACCTTGAAGAGTAA